A genomic window from Synechococcus sp. CBW1107 includes:
- a CDS encoding cation:proton antiporter: MAARWRLPGTAAILLLGFLIPSDLGAVGQSIGPMQVETLHRVALALLIFYAGLNTDLRRIRGMTAAGLRLGILGVLITLAITGLALLGLTPLMASGLPISAAFLTVCCLGATDSGALEDLLAALHHGIRGGLRHLLEFEAAVSTVITLLVFGLVAGVLREQLHGDHLAVQGLLTSRLPDELGAVGLHVIAGLLAGLVVGAVAPRLIDALARSEQMLLLVAVALAFVTYGLGQLLGGGGLIAVFVAGVLLSNGRYRIGRFEQQALGRVMHPLNTAAEITVLLLLGVLVQPAALIAVLPLGLLLAIVLPLARLLAVSAVLPAARFPWPERLIVSGCGLRAAVPLALAVSMAEELPHLRGITPELAEPLAAQLLALIFVVVLADLLLQSLLMRRLLPIRLEGA, encoded by the coding sequence CTGGCTGCTCGCTGGCGGCTCCCGGGGACTGCGGCGATTCTGCTGCTTGGCTTTCTCATTCCGAGTGATCTCGGAGCAGTAGGCCAGAGTATCGGCCCGATGCAGGTGGAAACCCTGCACCGGGTGGCGCTGGCCCTGCTGATCTTCTACGCCGGTCTCAACACCGACCTGCGCCGCATCCGCGGCATGACCGCGGCGGGCCTGAGGCTTGGCATCCTGGGGGTGCTGATCACCCTGGCGATCACGGGGCTGGCCCTGCTCGGGCTGACTCCGCTGATGGCCAGTGGCTTGCCGATCTCTGCCGCCTTTCTCACGGTGTGCTGTCTTGGGGCCACCGACAGCGGAGCCCTCGAAGATCTGCTGGCGGCGCTGCACCATGGCATCCGCGGAGGTCTCCGTCACCTGCTTGAGTTCGAAGCCGCGGTAAGCACCGTGATCACGCTGCTGGTCTTCGGATTGGTTGCCGGTGTGCTGCGAGAGCAACTCCATGGCGACCATCTGGCCGTGCAAGGGCTGTTGACGAGCCGTCTGCCAGATGAGCTGGGAGCGGTGGGGTTGCACGTGATCGCCGGCCTGCTGGCCGGTCTGGTTGTCGGGGCTGTGGCGCCGCGCCTGATCGATGCACTGGCGCGCTCCGAGCAGATGCTGCTGCTGGTGGCTGTGGCTCTGGCCTTTGTGACCTATGGCTTGGGCCAGCTGCTGGGGGGCGGTGGGCTGATCGCGGTGTTCGTGGCCGGGGTGCTGCTCTCGAATGGCCGCTACCGGATCGGCCGCTTTGAGCAGCAGGCCCTGGGCAGGGTGATGCACCCCTTGAACACCGCTGCCGAGATCACGGTTTTGCTCCTGCTTGGCGTGCTCGTGCAGCCCGCCGCACTGATCGCGGTGCTGCCGTTGGGGCTGCTGCTCGCGATCGTGCTGCCCCTGGCGCGCCTGCTCGCAGTGTCGGCAGTGCTGCCGGCCGCCCGCTTCCCGTGGCCAGAGCGCCTGATCGTCTCGGGCTGCGGCCTGCGGGCGGCGGTTCCCCTGGCCCTGGCCGTCTCGATGGCCGAGGAACTGCCCCACCTGCGCGGCATCACCCCGGAGCTGGCGGAACCCCTCGCAGCCCAGCTGCTGGCGCTGATTTTCGTGGTGGTGCTGGCCGACCTGCTGCTGCAATCGCTGCTGATGCGCCGCCTGCTGCCGATCAGGCTCGAGGGGGCGTGA
- a CDS encoding Coq4 family protein yields the protein MRSSLRRQLLHLATDLSALTANPDDLGHGFDLLTRSYATPVADAARAALRHDPAIAPLIAERYWGPWPGQVELLALPTESLGHAYASWFAQAGGQPLPDPELQAGSEVDDIWLHQRVRHTHDLWHVVCGCPPTAAGEAAMSAVNVMQLRWPGSAMLLGADLLHRCLEGPASGEVDVGQAVAYGLELGRVCAPLLAQRWEEGWARPLAQWRQQLGIAALVERSPFREITPPRA from the coding sequence ATGCGTTCCTCCCTGCGCCGCCAGCTGCTGCACCTCGCCACCGATCTCTCCGCCCTGACGGCGAACCCCGACGACCTGGGCCACGGCTTCGATCTGCTCACCCGCAGCTACGCCACCCCGGTGGCCGATGCCGCCCGCGCTGCCCTGCGCCACGACCCGGCGATTGCACCACTGATCGCCGAGCGTTACTGGGGGCCCTGGCCAGGCCAGGTCGAGTTGCTGGCGCTGCCGACGGAGAGCCTCGGCCATGCCTACGCCAGTTGGTTCGCCCAGGCCGGCGGCCAGCCCCTGCCGGATCCGGAGCTGCAGGCCGGCAGTGAGGTCGACGACATCTGGTTGCACCAGCGCGTTCGCCACACCCACGACCTCTGGCATGTGGTGTGTGGCTGCCCGCCCACAGCGGCTGGGGAGGCAGCGATGAGTGCCGTCAACGTGATGCAGCTGCGTTGGCCGGGCAGCGCCATGCTGCTGGGGGCCGATCTGCTGCACCGGTGCCTGGAGGGGCCGGCCAGTGGCGAGGTTGACGTGGGTCAAGCGGTGGCCTACGGCCTGGAGCTGGGCAGGGTCTGCGCGCCGTTGCTGGCGCAGCGCTGGGAGGAGGGCTGGGCGCGGCCGCTGGCCCAGTGGCGGCAGCAACTGGGCATTGCCGCGCTGGTGGAACGTTCACCCTTTCGGGAGATCACGCCCCCTCGAGCCTGA
- a CDS encoding sigma-70 family RNA polymerase sigma factor, translated as MRPHSDRDSLVHQFLSLADALARQFSRRYPDLLEPGDAQGVARLELVRACSRVTDPLTAPAYLKRCIHGALAHWIRDRALLVRLPKSARSEAPWKHQSLDLPLPGGGGSWLDLLPAPDQTSGLEAEVGDPGLEAMLDQLPASQAAAIRLTVLQGLSLRDAAKQLGLSAMSVQRAQKKALEALRQQVSA; from the coding sequence CGACCCCACTCAGACCGTGATAGCCTTGTCCATCAGTTCCTCTCCCTGGCTGATGCCCTGGCCCGTCAGTTCAGCCGTCGTTATCCAGATCTGCTTGAACCTGGCGATGCCCAGGGCGTGGCCCGCCTAGAGCTGGTGCGGGCCTGCAGCCGAGTGACGGATCCCCTAACCGCACCCGCTTACCTCAAGCGCTGCATCCATGGCGCCCTGGCCCACTGGATCCGCGATCGGGCTCTGCTGGTCCGTTTGCCGAAATCAGCGCGGAGCGAGGCCCCCTGGAAGCACCAGAGCCTGGATCTTCCCCTCCCTGGGGGTGGCGGCAGCTGGCTCGATCTCCTCCCCGCCCCGGATCAGACCTCAGGCCTGGAAGCAGAGGTTGGTGATCCAGGGCTGGAGGCCATGCTCGATCAGCTGCCCGCCTCCCAGGCCGCTGCCATCAGGCTCACCGTCCTGCAGGGGCTCAGCCTCCGGGATGCGGCCAAGCAGCTTGGGCTCAGCGCCATGAGCGTGCAGCGTGCACAGAAGAAGGCTCTAGAGGCTCTGCGGCAGCAGGTGTCGGCCTGA
- a CDS encoding IS256 family transposase, with translation MPKTHAAVPELASLLDGSSAGELIPELARHGLQQLIELELAAFLGADWHERTEERLGHRNGYRPRTLTTQVGDLALQIPKLRAGSFLPSILEPRRRVDQALYAVIMEAYIGGVSTRKVDALVAALGSQSGISKSQVSRICQEIDQQVQAFLGRPLESSGYAYVYLDATYLKGRLGKAQQVCSRAVVVAMGVNEDGRRELLGLKVGDSESEPFWAEFIAHLKERGLAGVKLVISDAHSGLTKAIRRQLQGSVWQRCRVHFARNLLQCVPKAHQGMVTAALRSVFAQESAEEIESRWDDLAASLAERFPKAAALMHEAKEDVLAFRHFPKDHWRKIWSTNLLERVNEEIKRRTRVVGIFPNDASITRLVGAVLLEQHEHWQLEGRRMFSAESMATIPELDAIPALQALST, from the coding sequence ATGCCCAAGACCCATGCTGCCGTACCTGAGCTGGCCTCGCTACTCGATGGCAGCAGTGCCGGGGAGCTGATCCCTGAACTGGCACGCCACGGCCTGCAGCAGCTGATCGAGCTGGAGCTCGCTGCCTTCCTCGGTGCGGACTGGCACGAGCGCACCGAGGAGCGGCTCGGCCACCGCAACGGCTACCGGCCTCGCACCCTGACCACCCAGGTGGGGGATCTGGCACTGCAGATCCCGAAACTGCGCGCGGGCAGCTTCCTCCCCTCGATCCTCGAACCCCGCCGCCGGGTTGATCAGGCCCTGTACGCGGTGATCATGGAGGCTTACATCGGTGGGGTCTCGACCCGCAAGGTCGATGCCCTGGTGGCGGCGCTCGGCTCCCAGAGCGGCATCTCCAAGTCGCAGGTGAGTCGCATCTGTCAGGAGATCGACCAGCAGGTGCAGGCGTTCCTGGGCCGGCCGCTGGAGAGCAGCGGCTACGCCTACGTCTACCTCGATGCCACCTACCTCAAGGGGCGGCTGGGCAAGGCTCAGCAGGTCTGCTCCCGCGCCGTCGTCGTCGCCATGGGGGTGAACGAGGACGGGCGCCGGGAGTTGCTGGGCCTCAAGGTGGGCGACAGCGAGAGCGAGCCCTTCTGGGCGGAGTTCATCGCCCACCTCAAGGAGCGAGGCCTCGCTGGCGTCAAGCTGGTGATCTCTGACGCCCACAGCGGACTCACCAAGGCCATCCGACGGCAGCTGCAGGGCAGCGTCTGGCAGCGCTGCCGGGTCCACTTTGCCCGCAACCTGCTGCAGTGCGTTCCCAAGGCTCACCAGGGCATGGTCACCGCCGCCCTGCGCAGCGTGTTCGCTCAGGAGAGCGCGGAAGAGATCGAGTCCCGCTGGGATGATCTGGCGGCCTCGCTGGCGGAGCGCTTCCCCAAGGCCGCTGCGCTGATGCATGAGGCCAAGGAGGACGTGCTGGCGTTCCGCCACTTCCCCAAGGACCACTGGCGCAAGATCTGGAGCACCAACCTGCTCGAGCGGGTCAACGAGGAAATCAAACGCCGCACCAGGGTCGTCGGCATCTTCCCCAACGACGCGTCGATCACCCGCCTGGTGGGCGCGGTACTGCTGGAGCAGCACGAGCACTGGCAGCTGGAGGGCCGGCGCATGTTCTCAGCCGAGAGCATGGCGACCATCCCGGAGCTGGATGCCATCCCTGCTCTCCAGGCCCTCAGCACCTGA
- a CDS encoding IS256 family transposase: MTLTHSGASELSQLMEGTTAGALIPEIVRRGFQDLLEAEVSALTGAQLHERCPDQRSTHRNGYRERLLTTQVGDLSLAIPRLRQGSFFPSWLEPRRRVDKALYAVVMEAYTGGISTRKVDALVEALGGASGISKSEVSRICQGLDEQVKAFLGRPLDHARFPYVYLDATYLHGRLGRNMQVVSRAVVVAIGINALGYREVLGIAVGDSEAEGFWRQFLGSLKERGLDGTRLVISDAHLGLTAAIKRMFQGSSWQRCRVHFLRNLLSHVPKAGQDMVAAAMKAVFVIQAPDQVRAHWQRVTEMLRKQFPGAVPVMEAARDDVLAFLHFPQEHWRKVWSTNPLERLNKEIKRRTNVVGIFPNDPAIVRLVGSQLLEQQEEWQLERRRFFSEATMAKIPEPEEPLELTDADPNAQPAATIS, encoded by the coding sequence ATGACCCTCACCCATAGTGGCGCCTCCGAGCTGAGCCAGCTCATGGAGGGCACCACCGCTGGCGCCCTGATCCCAGAGATCGTGCGCCGGGGTTTCCAGGACCTGCTGGAAGCCGAGGTTTCTGCCCTCACGGGCGCTCAACTCCATGAGCGCTGCCCCGATCAGCGCTCCACCCATCGCAACGGCTACCGGGAGCGGCTGCTCACCACCCAGGTGGGCGACCTCAGCCTGGCCATTCCCAGGTTGCGGCAGGGCAGCTTCTTTCCCAGCTGGCTGGAGCCACGCCGCCGGGTGGACAAGGCGCTCTACGCCGTGGTGATGGAGGCCTACACCGGCGGGATCTCCACCCGCAAGGTCGACGCCCTGGTGGAGGCGCTGGGCGGGGCCAGCGGCATCTCCAAATCGGAGGTGAGCCGCATCTGCCAGGGGCTCGATGAGCAGGTGAAAGCCTTTCTGGGCCGGCCGCTTGACCATGCCCGCTTTCCCTACGTCTACCTCGACGCCACCTACCTCCACGGCCGCCTGGGCCGAAATATGCAGGTGGTGTCGCGGGCGGTGGTGGTGGCGATCGGCATCAATGCCCTCGGCTACCGCGAAGTTCTCGGCATTGCCGTGGGCGACAGCGAGGCGGAGGGCTTCTGGCGTCAGTTCCTGGGCTCACTCAAGGAGCGTGGCCTCGACGGCACCCGCCTGGTGATCTCGGATGCCCACCTGGGCCTGACGGCAGCGATCAAGCGGATGTTCCAGGGCAGTAGCTGGCAGAGGTGCCGGGTGCACTTCCTGCGCAACCTGCTGAGCCATGTGCCCAAGGCCGGCCAGGACATGGTGGCCGCTGCCATGAAAGCGGTGTTCGTGATCCAGGCTCCAGATCAGGTGCGCGCCCACTGGCAGCGGGTCACCGAGATGCTGCGCAAGCAGTTCCCCGGCGCCGTGCCCGTGATGGAAGCCGCCCGGGACGACGTGCTGGCCTTCCTGCACTTCCCCCAGGAGCACTGGCGCAAGGTCTGGAGCACCAACCCGCTCGAGCGCCTCAACAAGGAGATCAAACGCCGCACCAACGTGGTCGGCATCTTCCCCAATGATCCAGCGATCGTGCGCCTGGTGGGCAGCCAGCTGCTGGAGCAGCAGGAGGAATGGCAGCTGGAGCGTCGCCGCTTCTTCTCTGAGGCCACCATGGCCAAGATCCCAGAGCCAGAAGAGCCCTTGGAGCTCACCGATGCAGATCCGAACGCCCAGCCGGCTGCAACCATCAGCTGA